The Polaribacter tangerinus genome has a segment encoding these proteins:
- a CDS encoding zinc-dependent metalloprotease produces the protein MTKKILTRLLLVAFVFGFSTEADAQFWKKKKKEAPKAVAKPKPKKGAMQPYSKVVTKDHKTDEGLFKVHSKDNSYLFEIPDSLLRREMLMVTRIAKTASGIGFGGGKTNTQVLRWERKNKQILLRVVSHSVVADTVLPVHEAVVNSNLEPILFAFPIKAISKDSTATVIDATDLFATDVAPLGFPSSYRKSYQASRLDKSRSYIDRVSSYPQNIEVRHVKTYFANKAPSNSAVGSITLEMSNSMILLPKVPMKRRYFDERVGWFARSQTDYGLDAQKSKTVSYLDRYRLEVKDEDIEKFKRGELVEPKKQIVYYVDRATPKEWVPYIIQGVNDWQVAFEAAGFKNAIVGKMAPTKEEDPEYSPEDVRYSVIRYLASPIPNANGPHVSDPRSGEILESDINWYHNVMTLLHNWFFIQTAAINPDARSNQFKTETMGRLIRFVSSHELGHTLGLPHNMGSSVAYPVDSLRSATFTKKYGTAPSIMDYARFNYIAQPGDEGVALMPNIGEYDKYAIAWGYRPILDTDAKDEKPILDSWILKHAGDPMYRFGHQQAGGVVDPSSQTEDLGDDAVKASMYGIKNLQRILPKLEEWTSEKGENYEELSTMYGQLIGQFNRYMGHVSANIGGVYEFYKTTDQEGAVYTHVDKAKQKESLQFVIDELFKTPTWMLDENIFSKTEFSGSVERVRGLQARNLNNILDAGRMARMIENETLNGSKAYTLVEMMSDLRKGVWGEIYTGRSIDTYRRNLQRAHLDRLDYLLNKAKDQRGFNNGYLKRSGITINQSDVKSVARGELKRLRRDVKAASNRGNTLTRYHLQDVVDRIDLILDPK, from the coding sequence ATGACAAAAAAAATACTAACTAGATTACTTCTAGTTGCTTTCGTATTTGGTTTTTCTACTGAGGCAGATGCTCAGTTTTGGAAGAAAAAAAAGAAAGAAGCTCCCAAAGCGGTAGCCAAGCCAAAACCTAAAAAAGGTGCAATGCAGCCTTACAGTAAAGTGGTTACAAAAGACCACAAAACAGATGAAGGATTGTTTAAGGTGCACTCTAAAGATAATTCTTACTTATTCGAAATACCAGACTCTCTTTTAAGAAGAGAAATGTTAATGGTAACTAGAATTGCTAAAACTGCAAGCGGAATCGGTTTTGGTGGTGGAAAAACAAATACGCAAGTACTACGTTGGGAAAGAAAAAATAAACAAATCCTTTTACGAGTTGTGTCTCATAGTGTAGTTGCAGATACTGTTTTACCCGTTCACGAAGCTGTTGTAAACTCTAACCTAGAACCTATATTATTTGCATTTCCAATAAAAGCAATTAGTAAAGATTCTACTGCAACTGTTATCGATGCTACCGATTTATTTGCAACTGATGTTGCTCCACTTGGCTTTCCAAGTTCTTACAGAAAATCTTACCAAGCATCTCGTTTAGACAAGTCTCGTTCTTACATAGACAGAGTTAGCAGTTACCCACAAAACATAGAGGTAAGACATGTAAAAACGTATTTTGCAAACAAAGCGCCTTCTAATAGTGCAGTAGGTTCAATAACTTTAGAGATGAGTAATTCTATGATTTTACTACCTAAAGTACCAATGAAACGTAGGTATTTTGATGAGCGTGTAGGTTGGTTTGCTCGTTCACAAACAGACTACGGATTAGATGCACAAAAAAGTAAAACAGTAAGCTATTTAGATAGATACCGTTTAGAGGTTAAAGATGAAGATATCGAAAAGTTTAAAAGAGGTGAACTTGTAGAACCTAAAAAACAAATCGTATATTATGTAGATAGAGCTACTCCAAAAGAATGGGTTCCTTATATTATACAAGGTGTAAACGACTGGCAAGTAGCTTTTGAAGCAGCTGGTTTTAAAAACGCTATTGTAGGTAAAATGGCGCCTACAAAAGAAGAAGACCCTGAGTATAGTCCAGAAGATGTTCGCTACTCTGTAATTAGATATTTGGCTTCTCCTATACCGAATGCAAATGGGCCACACGTAAGCGACCCTAGGTCTGGAGAAATTTTAGAATCTGATATTAACTGGTACCATAACGTAATGACTTTATTGCATAATTGGTTTTTTATTCAAACAGCAGCTATCAACCCAGATGCTAGAAGTAATCAATTTAAAACAGAAACAATGGGACGATTAATTCGTTTCGTATCTTCTCATGAACTTGGTCATACACTTGGTTTACCACACAACATGGGAAGCTCAGTTGCGTATCCAGTAGACTCTTTACGTTCTGCTACTTTTACAAAAAAATACGGAACAGCTCCTTCTATAATGGATTATGCACGTTTTAACTACATTGCTCAACCTGGTGATGAAGGAGTTGCCTTAATGCCAAATATTGGCGAATATGATAAATATGCAATCGCATGGGGTTACAGACCAATTTTAGATACTGATGCAAAAGATGAAAAGCCAATTTTAGATAGTTGGATTTTAAAGCATGCAGGAGATCCAATGTATCGTTTTGGACACCAACAAGCCGGCGGTGTTGTAGACCCAAGTTCTCAAACAGAAGACTTAGGAGACGACGCTGTAAAAGCATCGATGTATGGTATTAAAAACTTACAAAGAATTTTACCAAAATTAGAAGAATGGACTTCTGAAAAAGGTGAAAACTATGAAGAATTATCTACTATGTACGGACAATTAATCGGGCAATTTAATAGATATATGGGGCATGTTTCTGCAAACATTGGCGGTGTATATGAATTCTATAAAACTACAGACCAAGAAGGTGCCGTTTACACTCATGTAGATAAAGCAAAACAAAAAGAATCATTACAATTTGTGATTGATGAATTGTTTAAAACTCCTACTTGGATGTTGGATGAAAATATTTTTAGTAAAACTGAATTTTCTGGTTCTGTAGAAAGAGTTAGAGGGTTGCAAGCTAGAAATTTAAACAATATTTTAGATGCTGGTAGAATGGCTAGAATGATAGAAAATGAAACCTTAAACGGCTCTAAAGCATATACTTTGGTAGAAATGATGAGCGATTTACGAAAAGGTGTTTGGGGAGAAATTTACACTGGTCGTTCTATAGATACTTACAGAAGAAACCTACAAAGAGCTCACTTAGATAGATTGGATTATTTATTGAATAAAGCAAAAGACCAAAGAGGGTTTAACAATGGATATTTGAAAAGAAGTGGTATTACCATTAATCAATCGGATGTTAAATCTGTTGCTAGAGGAGAGTTAAAACGATTAAGAAGAGATGTGAAAGCTGCTTCTAATAGAGGAAATACTCTAACAAGATATCACTTGCAAGATGTAGTTGATAGAATTGACCTTATCTTAGATCCTAAGTAA